One genomic segment of Deltaproteobacteria bacterium includes these proteins:
- a CDS encoding aminoacyl-tRNA hydrolase yields MFLVVGLGNIGSDYAKTRHNVGFVLADKFCGCLNLSFLYRADISSSCAIGKKVILIKPATWVNLSGEAVEQAVSVFSPEEIILIHDDMDIPLGSLKIKKGGGDGGHKGVRSVIQHIGEDFIRIRIGIGKPRGDVVNYVLGEFTKEEKIVIEQVIDVAIHAILDIVENGLSYAMNKYNSHIEVKQDEGI; encoded by the coding sequence GTGTTTCTAGTAGTTGGCTTAGGAAATATTGGATCTGATTATGCAAAAACACGCCATAATGTAGGGTTTGTGTTGGCGGATAAGTTTTGCGGCTGTTTAAACTTAAGTTTTTTATATCGGGCAGATATTTCCTCTTCTTGCGCAATTGGTAAAAAGGTTATACTAATAAAACCAGCAACATGGGTAAACCTAAGCGGGGAAGCGGTGGAACAAGCAGTAAGTGTATTTTCTCCAGAAGAGATTATTCTGATTCATGATGATATGGATATACCCTTGGGAAGTTTAAAAATAAAAAAAGGCGGAGGAGACGGCGGCCATAAAGGTGTGCGTTCTGTTATCCAACATATCGGCGAAGATTTTATTAGAATAAGGATAGGCATAGGTAAACCCAGAGGTGATGTAGTAAATTATGTATTGGGAGAATTTACAAAAGAGGAAAAAATTGTAATAGAACAGGTGATAGATGTAGCAATACATGCTATATTAGATATTGTGGAAAATGGGTTAAGTTATGCAATGAATAAATATAATTCACACATAGAGGTCAAGCAAGATGAAGGAATATAA
- a CDS encoding amidohydrolase: protein MNLLIKGIIVTPQDAIDGYVGIKGSQIVYVGKEKKKAKKTIEDPHLLIIPGLINTHTHLAMSLFRGLVDDLKLKDWLYNYIFPLEKKFINKNSVYWCSLLSMVELVRGGVTTFVDMYFFEDEVARACKNIGMRGFIGEGILDFPTPDAKNSDQSIEKTKELLEKFKEDKLISIIVAPHSTYTVERKTLERCKQLSLDKEMLFNIHAAETKDEIKIVKEKTGKTPIKYLNDIHILDEYTILAHCTHVTDQEIEMLKEKRSTVCCVPESNMKLASGIAPVWKMIKNNVNVTIGTDGSASNNNLDLFQEMDTISKVQKLYTMDSTAMDAKNTLFLATANSGKALHKKIGKIEEGYIADLAIIDLNDINLIPYFNPYSHLIYSASASNVKMTIINGKIIYENGRMVTVDEEEIKQKVREIASKVAKG from the coding sequence ATGAATCTATTAATTAAAGGTATCATTGTCACGCCTCAAGATGCAATAGATGGATATGTAGGGATAAAAGGTTCTCAGATTGTCTATGTGGGAAAAGAAAAGAAAAAAGCAAAAAAAACAATAGAAGATCCCCATCTCCTTATTATCCCTGGTTTAATAAATACCCACACCCATTTAGCAATGTCTCTGTTTAGAGGACTGGTTGATGATTTAAAATTAAAAGACTGGTTATACAATTATATTTTCCCACTGGAGAAGAAATTCATCAACAAAAATTCTGTTTATTGGTGCAGCCTGCTATCTATGGTAGAACTTGTAAGGGGTGGTGTAACCACATTTGTAGATATGTATTTTTTTGAAGATGAGGTAGCTCGAGCATGTAAAAATATAGGTATGAGAGGGTTTATAGGAGAAGGGATATTAGATTTTCCTACACCTGATGCAAAAAACTCGGACCAATCCATAGAAAAAACGAAAGAACTATTAGAGAAATTCAAGGAAGACAAGCTTATAAGCATTATTGTAGCACCTCATTCTACCTATACCGTGGAAAGGAAAACACTGGAAAGATGTAAACAGCTAAGTTTAGATAAAGAAATGTTATTTAACATACATGCCGCAGAGACAAAAGACGAAATTAAAATAGTAAAGGAAAAAACAGGAAAAACGCCAATAAAATACCTGAATGATATACATATATTAGATGAATATACTATCTTAGCCCACTGCACCCATGTTACAGACCAGGAGATAGAAATGTTAAAAGAAAAAAGGTCAACAGTTTGTTGTGTTCCAGAAAGTAATATGAAACTTGCCTCTGGCATTGCACCTGTCTGGAAAATGATAAAAAATAATGTGAATGTAACCATAGGTACAGATGGCAGCGCAAGTAATAACAATTTGGACCTGTTTCAGGAAATGGATACAATATCTAAAGTGCAGAAGCTTTACACTATGGATTCCACTGCAATGGATGCAAAAAATACCTTATTTTTAGCTACAGCAAATAGCGGGAAAGCGCTTCATAAAAAAATAGGCAAAATAGAGGAAGGTTATATCGCAGATTTAGCGATTATAGATTTAAATGATATAAACCTTATACCATATTTTAATCCTTATTCTCATCTCATCTATTCTGCTTCAGCTTCTAATGTGAAAATGACAATAATTAATGGGAAAATTATCTATGAAAATGGCAGGATGGTTACCGTGGACGAAGAAGAAATAAAACAAAAGGTAAGAGAAATTGCATCAAAGGTTGCTAAAGGTTAA
- the ispE gene encoding 4-(cytidine 5'-diphospho)-2-C-methyl-D-erythritol kinase, with protein sequence MLKVKSFAKLNLFLYVLSKREDGYHELFSLLNKIDLHDVLLFKKSNRIIVNSNIKELCGRENIVYKVASFLKKHFDIDEGIEIYVDKHIPVGSGLGGESSNAAYTLLALNKIWHLKMSKEEMIKISLLWGSDIPFFISANAALLKGRGELVHPLRVKGKHFALIVFPEIPVFTKDVYAGKIQLTNKIFAHRISTNVFRENDINMRCILKYMHNDLEHSAFSLYPKLKQYKEKAEKQLGKNLIMSGSGSAFFTILFQDEEVQKAVNKCKMLQKEGINCVKVKLLC encoded by the coding sequence TTGCTAAAGGTTAAATCTTTCGCCAAGTTAAACCTGTTTTTGTATGTACTGAGCAAAAGAGAAGATGGTTACCACGAACTATTTTCTCTCTTAAACAAAATAGACCTACATGATGTACTGTTGTTTAAAAAATCAAATAGAATTATAGTGAACTCCAATATAAAGGAGCTATGCGGAAGGGAAAATATCGTATACAAAGTGGCTTCATTTTTAAAGAAGCATTTTGACATAGATGAGGGAATAGAAATCTATGTGGACAAACATATTCCTGTAGGCAGCGGTTTAGGTGGAGAAAGTAGCAACGCCGCCTATACACTATTGGCACTAAACAAGATATGGCACTTGAAAATGAGCAAAGAAGAAATGATAAAAATATCTCTCCTCTGGGGCAGCGACATTCCCTTTTTTATTTCTGCCAATGCTGCGCTGCTTAAAGGAAGAGGCGAACTTGTTCATCCCTTAAGAGTGAAAGGCAAACACTTCGCTTTAATTGTATTTCCAGAAATTCCTGTATTTACCAAAGATGTATATGCAGGAAAAATCCAGTTGACAAACAAGATATTTGCCCATAGAATTTCAACGAATGTTTTCCGGGAAAATGACATAAATATGAGGTGTATTCTTAAGTACATGCATAACGATTTGGAACACAGTGCTTTTTCTCTTTATCCCAAACTAAAACAATATAAGGAGAAAGCAGAAAAACAATTAGGAAAAAATCTTATCATGTCTGGTAGTGGTTCGGCATTTTTCACTATACTATTCCAGGATGAGGAGGTGCAAAAGGCAGTAAACAAATGTAAGATGTTGCAAAAAGAAGGTATAAACTGTGTTAAAGTAAAGCTTTTATGTTAA
- the priA gene encoding primosomal protein N' — translation MICYFKVIFPLNIKDGFVYEYDSEIKKGVRVEVDLRGEKKVGIVWEKVENPLFETKKIKKIIDEEPLIEEGLMKSIQFTSSYYNAPLGMVIKSAFPKKLFQKTSIDVEENTKIVWGEKGELSKEQEEAYREVNPYIKESVSQPFLLFGAAGSGKTELCLRLVEYALKNGGSVLVLVPEIFLTPQLVKLFTKRFGKKVVAVTHSRLTPKERFDVWCRVRTGAIKVLVGTRSAVFMPLKNIKFIVVDNEQDESYKQETVPLYNAKDVAVVRAKDSHIPIMLVSATPSLESLYKAKNGEYKLIEFKGRSQNVLLPQMNIVSLKGGGLITSAAKREIRNTLRSKKSVIVLVNRRGFNSFIICKECGYIFTCSKCSVSLTYYKDDHILKCHFCGATYSLPNMCPRCGGFQLISCGMGTERVQKTLEGLFPQAHITRVDRDTTRKKKDFQRVLKEIEEKTADIIVGTQMVSKGHNYPHINLAVVASFEALLSSPDVRATEKAVSLIIQVAGRAGREMPGKVIIQSLNPDNPLFRYVKKYDWRTFAEEELKNRKDLLYPPFTHLIRFVFRGRGEKKLREQAQKFAALLKEKIKREIIYGPVKAPIYMIKNEYRYHILIKTDDVKNTLKRINESQEKIQYNIRTICDVDPMNFL, via the coding sequence ATGATTTGTTACTTTAAAGTGATTTTTCCTCTTAATATAAAGGATGGTTTTGTGTATGAGTATGATAGTGAAATAAAAAAAGGTGTTAGAGTAGAAGTGGATCTTCGCGGAGAAAAAAAGGTAGGTATTGTATGGGAGAAGGTAGAAAATCCGTTGTTTGAAACGAAGAAGATAAAAAAAATAATAGACGAAGAACCATTGATAGAAGAAGGTCTTATGAAAAGCATACAATTTACATCCTCATATTATAATGCTCCTTTAGGTATGGTTATCAAAAGTGCTTTTCCTAAAAAGCTCTTTCAAAAAACAAGTATAGATGTGGAAGAAAATACAAAAATAGTATGGGGAGAAAAAGGTGAACTTTCAAAGGAACAGGAAGAAGCATATCGTGAAGTTAACCCCTATATTAAAGAGTCTGTATCTCAACCTTTTTTACTCTTTGGCGCAGCAGGTAGCGGGAAAACGGAGCTTTGTCTAAGGCTTGTTGAGTATGCATTAAAAAATGGAGGTTCAGTTCTCGTTCTTGTTCCAGAGATATTTCTCACGCCTCAGCTTGTCAAACTGTTTACTAAAAGATTTGGAAAGAAGGTAGTGGCTGTAACCCATTCACGACTTACGCCAAAAGAGCGGTTTGATGTGTGGTGTAGAGTAAGGACAGGAGCAATAAAAGTTCTTGTTGGTACACGTTCCGCTGTGTTTATGCCATTGAAGAACATAAAATTTATTGTGGTAGACAATGAGCAGGATGAGTCTTATAAACAAGAAACCGTGCCTTTGTACAATGCTAAAGATGTGGCTGTTGTGCGGGCGAAAGACAGCCATATTCCCATCATGCTTGTTTCTGCTACTCCCTCTCTGGAGTCTTTATACAAGGCGAAAAATGGCGAGTATAAGCTTATTGAATTTAAAGGGCGCAGTCAAAATGTGCTGTTGCCGCAGATGAATATTGTTTCTTTAAAAGGAGGAGGATTAATTACTTCTGCTGCAAAAAGAGAGATAAGAAACACACTGCGCAGCAAAAAAAGCGTCATTGTGCTTGTAAATAGAAGAGGTTTTAATTCGTTTATTATTTGCAAGGAATGTGGTTATATATTTACTTGCTCTAAATGCAGCGTTTCTCTGACATATTATAAAGATGACCATATTCTTAAGTGTCATTTCTGCGGTGCAACCTATTCTCTACCTAATATGTGTCCTCGCTGCGGTGGTTTTCAGCTCATTTCCTGCGGAATGGGAACAGAGAGAGTGCAAAAGACGCTCGAAGGTTTATTTCCTCAAGCTCATATTACACGCGTAGACAGGGACACAACGAGGAAAAAGAAAGATTTTCAGCGAGTTTTGAAAGAAATAGAAGAAAAGACGGCAGATATAATAGTAGGCACGCAGATGGTATCAAAAGGACATAATTATCCGCATATCAACCTGGCAGTGGTTGCATCTTTTGAGGCGTTACTTTCCTCACCTGATGTGCGAGCAACGGAAAAAGCAGTTTCTTTGATTATTCAGGTGGCAGGAAGAGCGGGCAGAGAGATGCCTGGTAAAGTTATTATTCAATCTTTAAATCCTGATAATCCTCTGTTTAGGTATGTAAAGAAATATGATTGGAGAACATTTGCTGAAGAAGAGTTGAAAAATAGAAAAGATCTTCTGTATCCACCCTTTACTCATCTCATTAGATTTGTATTTAGAGGAAGAGGAGAGAAAAAACTGAGGGAACAGGCGCAAAAATTTGCCGCATTATTAAAAGAAAAGATAAAAAGGGAAATAATCTATGGTCCAGTGAAAGCACCTATATATATGATAAAGAATGAGTACCGATATCATATTTTAATCAAGACAGATGATGTTAAAAACACACTGAAAAGAATCAATGAAAGCCAGGAAAAAATACAATACAACATCAGAACAATATGTGATGTTGATCCCATGAATTTTCTTTAG
- a CDS encoding universal stress protein, translating to MEFKKVDIKTIMVPTDLSENAEYALLFAKSVAEKLGARLIVYHCLTDIDKSIGYVPGLPGEQIEKSLRDEAMKELTTLKNRYQLGSDVEIVVEKGEAYRKIVDFAQSRHVDLIIIGARGKTKLEKFIFGSVTEKVVRISDIPLLVVKIPKE from the coding sequence ATGGAATTTAAAAAAGTAGACATAAAAACAATTATGGTACCTACCGACCTTTCGGAAAATGCAGAGTATGCACTCTTATTTGCTAAAAGTGTGGCGGAGAAATTGGGAGCAAGGCTTATTGTTTATCATTGTTTAACAGATATAGACAAATCTATTGGTTATGTCCCGGGCCTTCCCGGCGAACAGATAGAAAAGAGCTTGCGTGATGAAGCAATGAAAGAACTTACAACCTTGAAAAATAGATATCAATTAGGCTCTGATGTAGAAATCGTGGTGGAAAAGGGAGAGGCTTATAGAAAAATTGTGGATTTCGCTCAGTCTCGCCATGTAGATCTTATAATCATAGGTGCACGAGGAAAAACAAAGCTGGAAAAATTCATCTTCGGCAGTGTAACAGAGAAAGTGGTCAGGATATCTGATATTCCTCTGCTGGTGGTTAAAATACCAAAGGAGTAA
- a CDS encoding purine-nucleoside phosphorylase, producing the protein MLTKLRESVDYITKRTDGFKPLVGIVLGTGLNDSLNITAKSSIPYADVPHMLPSTTAGHKGCFLFEKIENVNTVCMQGRLHFYEGYKLKDITYPIRIMGLLGIKFLIVTNASGGLNPSFSARDIMVITDHINFCGENPLRGKNTEELGERFPDMCEPYDKKLYLKALEIGAKQGIILRQGVYVWVCGPSMETPAETRMLRQVGGDAVGMSTVPEVIVARHMNIKVLGLSIISNVNKPDCMQPAPIEMVIENARLASPKLASVIRSILKEAFNESIN; encoded by the coding sequence ATGCTTACGAAATTAAGAGAGTCAGTGGACTATATAACAAAAAGAACAGATGGATTTAAACCCTTGGTAGGCATTGTTCTGGGAACAGGATTGAACGATAGTCTAAATATAACTGCAAAATCTTCTATTCCCTACGCCGATGTTCCGCACATGCTTCCATCTACCACTGCAGGACATAAAGGTTGCTTTCTATTTGAAAAGATAGAAAATGTAAATACTGTTTGTATGCAGGGAAGGTTGCATTTTTACGAAGGATACAAGTTGAAGGATATCACTTATCCCATAAGGATTATGGGTCTTTTAGGTATTAAGTTTCTCATCGTAACAAATGCCAGCGGAGGACTGAACCCCTCTTTTTCTGCTCGGGATATAATGGTTATCACCGATCATATAAACTTCTGTGGAGAAAATCCACTGAGAGGAAAAAACACAGAGGAGTTAGGAGAACGCTTTCCTGATATGTGTGAACCTTATGACAAAAAATTATACCTAAAAGCATTAGAAATAGGAGCAAAACAAGGAATAATATTAAGACAGGGAGTCTATGTTTGGGTATGCGGACCATCGATGGAGACACCTGCCGAAACAAGGATGTTGAGACAGGTAGGAGGAGATGCAGTGGGCATGTCCACAGTGCCGGAGGTTATAGTTGCTCGACACATGAATATCAAGGTATTGGGCCTTTCTATCATTTCAAATGTCAATAAACCGGATTGTATGCAACCCGCTCCTATAGAAATGGTGATAGAAAATGCTCGTCTGGCATCCCCAAAGTTGGCTTCGGTTATAAGAAGTATTTTGAAGGAGGCCTTTAATGAATCTATTAATTAA
- the spoVG gene encoding septation regulator SpoVG: MEITEVRINLVEGDEKLLAFATVTFDNCFVVRDLKVINGKRGYFVAMPSKRMKDGSFRDIAHPLNNETRKKLEERVIQEYEKVKGSEKGSEEENVGNIAEVETND, translated from the coding sequence ATGGAAATTACAGAAGTAAGGATTAATTTAGTGGAAGGAGATGAAAAGTTATTAGCTTTCGCTACGGTAACTTTTGATAACTGTTTTGTAGTTAGAGACCTAAAGGTTATTAATGGGAAAAGAGGGTATTTCGTAGCTATGCCTTCTAAAAGAATGAAGGATGGAAGTTTTAGAGATATCGCTCATCCTTTAAATAACGAAACGAGGAAAAAATTAGAAGAGAGAGTTATTCAAGAATATGAGAAAGTGAAAGGAAGCGAAAAAGGAAGCGAAGAAGAAAATGTAGGAAACATTGCAGAAGTGGAAACTAACGATTAA
- a CDS encoding 50S ribosomal protein L25/general stress protein Ctc, whose amino-acid sequence MNVHLRKETGKGYAKRLRKEGMIPAVIYGWEKESKSLEVNEEEFTKFYGNSAKNTIYKLNIEGEEIDAILKNIQRNPVTDKIIHVDFYQISPERMIQVDVPVELMGEAIGVKRGGNFYQPRKYIKVTAYPQDVPSSLQTDISSLDIGDTIHVMDLDLPKGVQIKEKRNFTIVAILGREEEEKEEEEEEEKEEEEEEEKITKEETEK is encoded by the coding sequence ATGAATGTTCACTTGAGAAAAGAAACAGGCAAGGGTTACGCTAAAAGGTTGCGTAAAGAGGGGATGATTCCTGCCGTCATATATGGCTGGGAAAAAGAAAGCAAATCCTTAGAGGTAAACGAAGAAGAATTTACCAAATTCTATGGAAATAGCGCAAAAAATACCATATACAAACTGAACATAGAAGGCGAAGAAATAGATGCAATTCTAAAAAATATACAAAGAAACCCTGTAACAGACAAAATAATACACGTAGATTTTTATCAAATCTCTCCAGAGCGAATGATACAGGTAGATGTACCTGTAGAACTTATGGGTGAAGCAATAGGAGTAAAGAGAGGTGGAAATTTTTATCAGCCGAGAAAGTATATTAAGGTCACTGCCTATCCTCAAGATGTGCCTTCTTCTCTTCAGACAGATATAAGTTCATTGGATATTGGAGATACAATTCATGTTATGGATTTAGATCTACCAAAAGGAGTGCAAATAAAGGAAAAAAGAAATTTCACCATTGTAGCCATTTTAGGTAGAGAAGAAGAGGAAAAAGAAGAGGAGGAAGAAGAGGAAAAAGAAGAGGAGGAAGAAGAGGAAAAGATTACAAAAGAGGAAACAGAAAAATAA
- a CDS encoding aspartate-semialdehyde dehydrogenase: MKEYNVAVVGATGMVGEEMALILEERNFPIKKINFLASEKSVGKTIHFKGKGVPVNVLDKNSFRGIDVALFSAGGKVSKEYAPIAVKSGAVVIDNTSYFRMDEDVPLVVPEVNPEDIAQYKNRGIISNPNCSTIQMVVALKPIYDNFGIKRIVVATYQATSGAGKKAVDELIYETKAFFEFKLSDYKPVAFPHKIAFNCLPHIDVFLEDGYTKEEEKMVNETRKIFHNKNIKITATCARIPVIRSHSEAINVETKKVFDIEKLKQLIASQEGCKLLDNPDNSLYPLALDASGKDEVFVGRIRIDKSIKNGINMWVVSDNLRKGAALNAVQIAERLTEQYL, from the coding sequence ATGAAGGAATATAATGTAGCTGTTGTAGGCGCCACCGGTATGGTAGGCGAAGAGATGGCTTTAATTTTAGAAGAGCGTAATTTTCCCATAAAGAAAATAAATTTTCTTGCCTCTGAAAAGTCTGTGGGAAAAACTATACATTTCAAAGGTAAAGGAGTACCGGTAAATGTATTGGACAAAAATTCCTTTAGAGGAATAGATGTTGCCCTCTTCTCGGCAGGAGGAAAAGTAAGTAAAGAATATGCACCTATCGCCGTAAAAAGCGGAGCAGTGGTAATAGACAACACCAGTTATTTCCGTATGGATGAGGATGTACCGCTGGTTGTCCCAGAAGTAAACCCAGAAGACATTGCTCAATATAAAAACAGAGGAATAATCTCCAATCCCAACTGTTCTACTATTCAAATGGTAGTAGCATTAAAGCCTATTTATGATAACTTTGGCATAAAAAGGATAGTAGTAGCTACATATCAAGCAACATCAGGAGCAGGCAAAAAAGCAGTAGATGAACTTATATATGAGACAAAAGCATTTTTTGAGTTTAAACTTAGCGATTATAAACCTGTGGCTTTCCCCCATAAAATTGCATTTAACTGTCTCCCGCATATAGATGTATTCCTTGAAGATGGTTACACGAAAGAAGAAGAAAAAATGGTAAATGAGACAAGAAAAATATTCCATAACAAAAATATAAAAATTACAGCCACATGTGCAAGAATACCGGTTATTAGAAGCCATTCAGAGGCGATAAATGTAGAAACAAAAAAGGTATTTGACATAGAAAAACTAAAACAGCTAATTGCTTCTCAGGAAGGTTGTAAATTGCTTGACAACCCGGATAATTCACTTTATCCGCTGGCACTTGATGCATCCGGGAAGGATGAAGTCTTCGTAGGTAGAATAAGGATAGACAAATCGATAAAAAACGGTATAAATATGTGGGTAGTTTCTGATAACTTAAGAAAAGGGGCGGCACTTAATGCAGTGCAAATTGCAGAAAGACTTACAGAACAATATTTATAG
- a CDS encoding ribose-phosphate pyrophosphokinase, which translates to MKLITGNGNRELAEEISDYLNIPLAPTIVNTFSDGEINVRIEESVRGDDVYVIQSLSRPVSKNILEMLIIIDALKRASAGSITAVMPYYAYARQDRKVEPRAPITAKLIADLLTASGASRVLCMDLHVGQIQGFFNIPVDHLYAFPIILDYIKLNMLDNLAIVSPDAGGVERARSYARKLNASLAIIDKRRPEPNVSEVLHVIGKVKGKTAIIVDDMIDTGGTLVNAAEALEEAGVEKVYACCTHPVLSGNAIEKIENSPIEKLIVTNTIKLPADKTSSKIKVLSVASLFGEAIKRISNKESVSSLFL; encoded by the coding sequence ATGAAGCTTATTACGGGCAATGGAAATAGAGAATTAGCGGAGGAAATCAGTGATTACTTGAATATTCCTCTCGCCCCTACTATTGTTAATACTTTTAGCGATGGGGAGATAAATGTACGAATTGAAGAAAGTGTAAGAGGTGATGATGTTTATGTTATTCAATCTCTCTCCCGCCCCGTGAGTAAGAACATATTGGAAATGCTCATTATCATAGATGCATTGAAGAGAGCATCTGCTGGGTCCATTACGGCAGTTATGCCTTATTACGCTTACGCTAGACAGGATAGAAAGGTAGAACCGCGAGCACCTATCACTGCGAAATTAATTGCTGATTTGCTCACGGCCTCCGGGGCAAGCCGAGTCTTATGTATGGACTTGCATGTAGGTCAAATTCAAGGTTTTTTCAACATCCCGGTAGATCATTTGTATGCATTTCCAATTATATTGGATTATATTAAATTAAATATGTTAGATAATTTGGCTATTGTTTCACCGGATGCAGGTGGTGTAGAAAGAGCAAGAAGCTATGCCCGAAAGCTTAACGCATCCCTGGCTATCATAGATAAAAGGAGACCTGAACCCAATGTCTCGGAAGTATTGCATGTTATAGGAAAAGTAAAAGGAAAAACTGCAATAATAGTAGATGATATGATAGATACAGGCGGAACATTGGTCAATGCAGCAGAGGCACTGGAAGAGGCGGGAGTAGAAAAAGTATACGCTTGCTGTACCCATCCTGTTCTTTCCGGTAATGCTATTGAGAAAATAGAGAATTCTCCCATAGAGAAATTAATCGTTACCAATACCATTAAGCTTCCTGCAGATAAAACATCATCTAAGATCAAAGTGCTGTCTGTAGCTTCGCTATTTGGAGAAGCCATAAAAAGAATATCCAACAAAGAATCGGTAAGCTCGCTTTTTTTATAA